A genomic region of Serratia quinivorans contains the following coding sequences:
- a CDS encoding Tfp pilus assembly protein PilE yields the protein MTDNVTRPRINRGLSLISMAIVLGIVLIAAPIGLERYSNYVEEQTWVITATHLSTVSQGARRYVKDNYDTLLNQVKGSGNVTVTGQILRDKGYLPTGFSLTNNNTQNYILAVTRNPAQTDKLVAFVLTAGGQDIAFKGQRYIAQNTSGLGGYIYPANIANGAGGGWQVNLSSLGLSGQSGHLAAYLTSDVLAGGAEESDRLYRFQVNGRPDLNKMHTAIDMGTNDLNNSNNINAQTGNYQQNVNAQNLVARDGITAGGGIAAAGDIRSNSGWLITKNGKGWLNEDHGGGLYMDDNDWIKSVNGKGIYTSGQLKGGTVRSDSRLSAGEVLQLDQANSAGTWCGGAGLISRDGAGAVLSCVNNVWTPTGGKIDNNRCQWVEAPNAWSMGSGYKTAQCPTGWVLSGLRWFQIPKYVDDEHVDAFCCPMS from the coding sequence ATGACTGATAACGTTACCCGCCCTCGCATCAATAGGGGGCTATCGTTGATCTCAATGGCCATAGTGCTGGGGATCGTATTGATCGCTGCGCCGATCGGACTGGAAAGATATTCCAACTATGTGGAGGAACAAACCTGGGTCATAACAGCGACACACCTGAGCACCGTGAGCCAGGGCGCACGCCGATACGTCAAAGATAACTACGACACCCTACTGAATCAGGTTAAGGGCAGCGGTAATGTCACGGTAACCGGACAAATCCTGCGTGATAAAGGGTATCTGCCGACAGGTTTCTCCCTGACCAACAATAATACTCAGAACTATATCCTCGCGGTGACACGCAATCCTGCGCAAACCGACAAATTGGTCGCGTTTGTTTTGACGGCAGGTGGTCAAGACATTGCGTTCAAGGGGCAGCGATATATCGCCCAGAACACCTCTGGCCTTGGGGGATATATCTATCCCGCCAATATTGCCAACGGTGCCGGCGGTGGCTGGCAAGTCAACCTGTCGAGTCTGGGACTCAGTGGGCAGAGTGGTCACTTGGCAGCCTATCTGACGTCTGATGTATTGGCCGGTGGGGCGGAGGAAAGTGATCGCTTGTATCGCTTCCAGGTTAACGGTCGTCCCGATCTCAACAAGATGCATACTGCGATCGATATGGGGACCAACGACCTGAATAACAGCAATAATATCAATGCACAAACAGGTAATTATCAGCAGAATGTCAATGCTCAAAACCTGGTCGCCCGCGACGGGATAACCGCAGGTGGCGGTATAGCCGCAGCGGGAGATATTCGCAGCAATAGTGGCTGGCTCATCACCAAAAACGGCAAAGGTTGGCTCAATGAAGACCATGGCGGTGGGTTATATATGGATGACAACGACTGGATTAAGTCAGTGAACGGCAAAGGGATTTATACCAGCGGTCAACTAAAAGGCGGGACGGTCAGGTCAGATAGCCGCCTCTCTGCTGGTGAAGTGCTTCAGCTTGACCAGGCCAACAGTGCAGGTACCTGGTGCGGCGGTGCCGGGTTGATTAGTCGTGATGGTGCTGGCGCGGTGTTGTCTTGCGTCAATAATGTCTGGACACCTACTGGCGGTAAGATTGACAACAATCGCTGTCAATGGGTTGAAGCACCCAATGCGTGGAGTATGGGCTCCGGATACAAAACAGCCCAATGCCCTACAGGTTGGGTATTGAGTGGGCTTCGCTGGTTCCAAATTCCCAAATATGTCGATGACGAGCATGTGGACGCGTTCTGTTGCCCAATGAGTTAA
- a CDS encoding Toxin co-regulated pilus biosynthesis protein Q has translation MKSFLPVALAPVVLTGCALNTHTPPTVPAQQFVTTLIQEQLPLIQQAQAELAKASRVHLSPVTPLPLPASSKVLPARNATETPALAGRSVPTLHAIRYLGERVGTPALAGAGKSQTLRQALRQIVPAGWQIAFSQEFKPDTRETLQWAGNDQWPYVLDDVLQRQSKVALLDWQAQRVSVASKSAAFTPGTAVTPPQIKTSVPTPTAPTSTSKQGAVASGRNPFGGKLPVPRPAAAVKTTAFVTLPKTVIKPKVWRIEAGSTLKDTLFNWAASETCSTPGGANWTVAWLTQANYRIDAPLQFEGSFRDALNGLFTLYGTAKVPLYAGVRNEQCVISVDDKEIH, from the coding sequence ATGAAATCATTCCTCCCCGTCGCTCTCGCTCCGGTGGTGTTGACTGGGTGTGCCCTTAATACCCACACACCGCCGACAGTACCGGCACAGCAGTTTGTCACTACGCTGATCCAGGAACAGCTACCCCTTATCCAACAGGCACAGGCAGAACTCGCTAAAGCCAGTCGTGTACATCTCTCACCGGTCACGCCATTACCTTTACCTGCCTCATCAAAAGTCCTGCCGGCAAGAAATGCAACTGAGACACCTGCACTGGCGGGTCGGTCTGTTCCCACATTGCATGCTATTCGTTATCTCGGGGAACGTGTTGGGACGCCTGCGCTGGCGGGTGCAGGTAAATCCCAGACACTTCGTCAGGCTTTGCGCCAGATAGTGCCGGCAGGGTGGCAAATTGCTTTCTCGCAAGAATTTAAGCCGGATACTCGGGAAACACTGCAGTGGGCAGGTAATGATCAATGGCCATATGTTTTGGACGACGTCTTGCAGCGACAGAGCAAGGTGGCGTTGCTCGATTGGCAAGCTCAGCGCGTTTCCGTTGCGTCCAAATCGGCCGCGTTTACACCGGGAACGGCAGTCACACCACCACAAATCAAAACGTCAGTACCTACGCCTACAGCCCCAACGAGCACCAGTAAACAAGGTGCGGTTGCTTCTGGGCGCAATCCATTCGGTGGAAAACTACCGGTGCCACGTCCTGCTGCAGCGGTTAAAACCACTGCATTTGTGACCTTGCCTAAAACAGTTATTAAGCCAAAGGTCTGGCGGATAGAAGCCGGTAGCACGCTGAAAGACACCCTGTTTAATTGGGCGGCAAGTGAAACGTGCTCTACTCCGGGGGGCGCTAATTGGACTGTGGCGTGGCTGACACAAGCCAACTATCGTATCGATGCTCCGTTGCAGTTTGAGGGCAGTTTCAGAGATGCGCTGAACGGGTTGTTCACGCTATACGGTACGGCAAAAGTGCCACTGTATGCAGGTGTGCGTAACGAACAATGCGTCATATCGGTGGACGATAAGGAGATCCACTGA
- the pppA gene encoding Leader peptidase pppA produces the protein MAMYLLKITLLIGFASVFLVILTQPLVNQAKQFLLEHHGPPLTQLQVRSVTITFVGTGTVLIATTTLAGFPWLGAVKIIGLLAWGIPMVLLDMRNYWLPLRYTNGFWLTGLLFTFLPESSLTITTALIGSGSMFIFLYAFHYGAKRLRGDEGFGMGDVHLIAALCAWLPWQLASLLSGCAFLLFIAGALLTNKSPQPYAPWLFALLAGLAGCFPHSTILGVL, from the coding sequence ATGGCCATGTACCTTTTGAAGATCACTCTGCTGATCGGCTTCGCCAGTGTCTTTCTCGTTATCCTCACACAACCGCTCGTTAATCAGGCCAAGCAATTTCTACTCGAACATCATGGGCCACCACTCACTCAATTGCAGGTACGTAGCGTCACGATAACTTTCGTCGGCACCGGCACTGTCCTGATCGCAACAACAACATTAGCTGGCTTCCCGTGGTTAGGTGCCGTCAAAATCATTGGATTACTCGCATGGGGCATCCCAATGGTGTTACTCGACATGCGGAACTACTGGCTGCCACTACGGTATACCAATGGATTTTGGCTGACGGGCCTGCTGTTTACATTTCTACCTGAGAGCAGCCTCACCATAACAACTGCGCTTATCGGCAGTGGCAGCATGTTCATCTTCTTGTATGCCTTTCACTACGGTGCCAAACGCCTTCGGGGTGATGAAGGATTTGGCATGGGCGACGTTCATTTGATTGCTGCGCTGTGTGCCTGGCTTCCCTGGCAATTGGCCAGCCTGCTGAGCGGATGTGCATTCTTGCTGTTTATCGCCGGGGCGCTTCTGACAAATAAAAGCCCTCAGCCCTATGCTCCTTGGTTATTCGCCTTATTGGCGGGACTTGCCGGGTGTTTCCCTCACTCAACCATATTGGGTGTTTTATGA
- a CDS encoding PilM, translated as MVYWLLSVFIGFLVWSNISPHDQTGTQLQDSSLSQRAIQTVRYINDINDWRYNNPSQKDGVIPDSAFGWSSLPALHNVLQADRVYVYQPDQPGLMSALLAQSRHSALVGKVVARRLLDSFGNDMQVIVPDSITDGSLVYLN; from the coding sequence ATGGTCTATTGGCTGTTATCGGTGTTTATAGGTTTCCTCGTCTGGTCAAACATATCACCCCATGACCAAACGGGTACACAGCTGCAGGATAGCTCGCTGAGCCAGCGCGCGATTCAAACCGTCCGTTATATCAATGATATCAATGACTGGCGCTATAACAATCCTTCGCAAAAAGACGGTGTAATCCCGGACAGCGCCTTCGGCTGGTCATCCCTTCCTGCGTTACACAATGTACTGCAGGCTGACCGTGTCTATGTCTACCAACCTGACCAACCAGGACTGATGTCTGCACTGTTAGCACAGAGCAGGCACTCAGCCTTAGTTGGAAAAGTTGTTGCGAGACGCCTGTTGGACAGCTTTGGCAATGACATGCAGGTAATTGTGCCGGATAGCATTACTGACGGCAGCCTGGTGTACCTCAACTAA
- a CDS encoding PilS N terminal, with amino-acid sequence MELTQPPRSAINRGAITLIEAAIFFVLVLLVLALAITQGGSLFNRNDASTEYANAAELMTNARTMLKTSGTYNFAAADAMTGALIQFGGAPANMTVVGTKSSGSAKLQNLWGGAVTVQPVATAGGQKSTFSLTYAAVPQEACITLATKLSTAPSVVTTMVNGTSTNGAIAASAVGAQCTADKGSIGQNSLTFTSNT; translated from the coding sequence ATGGAACTGACACAACCCCCTCGCTCGGCCATCAACCGTGGGGCTATAACCCTGATTGAAGCGGCCATTTTTTTTGTTCTTGTCCTCTTGGTCTTAGCTCTCGCCATTACCCAGGGAGGCAGTTTATTTAACCGTAATGATGCCAGTACGGAGTACGCCAATGCTGCAGAACTTATGACCAATGCTCGTACTATGTTGAAAACCTCTGGTACTTATAACTTTGCTGCAGCTGATGCCATGACGGGAGCACTTATTCAGTTTGGTGGGGCACCGGCCAACATGACAGTAGTAGGCACAAAGTCATCCGGGTCTGCGAAATTACAAAATCTGTGGGGCGGTGCGGTCACCGTGCAACCTGTTGCCACTGCAGGGGGGCAAAAATCCACATTCTCACTGACCTACGCGGCGGTTCCACAGGAAGCGTGCATTACCCTGGCGACCAAGCTGAGTACGGCGCCGAGTGTTGTGACCACAATGGTTAACGGTACGTCCACTAATGGTGCAATCGCGGCGAGCGCCGTTGGCGCGCAGTGCACTGCAGATAAAGGCTCTATTGGTCAAAACTCCCTTACCTTTACCAGCAACACCTGA
- the bfpB gene encoding Bundle-forming pilus B gives MKKHLPLTGLAATLCLLLSGCAPLERIDKIDNTVSQNEKQADKHLHAIKNGAVVRDLTSQWINPYPLNAQAGSNSLLPPCAVAINRPGSITLAEVSAFISKRCRLPVVVTPDAQAMLAPAGGGKTEQLSGPIPAPDPNGMVALAALGGTPARTAQTVVGGSALRGLFWQGELGGLLDNVTTRLGLSWRYEQGRIAIFYLDTRTFPVMFMDSKASFGSKTVSGTTSSMGATGDSSGGGLSGDSNTSQATEMEIKSSLYEDVTNTIKSMLTPGTGRMNLSAGVLTVTDTPRVLEQIGRYLDDRNNELNRQVVLNVQVYSVEKRTQDQYGIDWNAVFNSGSIGLSLTNAFSGAASDALNGGVSILDGKGAGTKAFIKALSEQANVSVMTEASSMTTNLSAVPIQVALQQDYASNVTTENTANVGSSSSITKSTITTGFNMTVLPFLMPKSPKMQLQFAINMSDDPTMRTFTSEKTSVELMKTRLKTFTQRVIMQSGQTLVLSGYQSLNNTVNRQGVGSFRFFGLGGGANGENNKTMLVILITPVILG, from the coding sequence ATGAAAAAACACCTCCCCTTAACCGGGTTGGCGGCGACATTGTGTTTGCTGCTTTCCGGCTGTGCGCCACTTGAACGTATAGACAAAATCGACAACACCGTCTCACAGAATGAAAAACAAGCCGATAAACACCTGCATGCGATAAAAAATGGCGCTGTCGTTCGTGATCTGACATCACAATGGATCAACCCCTATCCATTAAATGCCCAGGCCGGAAGTAATAGCTTACTCCCGCCCTGCGCTGTAGCCATCAACCGCCCTGGTAGCATTACGTTGGCAGAAGTCAGCGCCTTCATCAGTAAACGCTGCCGACTGCCTGTCGTCGTCACACCTGATGCACAAGCCATGCTCGCACCAGCAGGGGGGGGGAAGACTGAACAACTCAGTGGTCCTATTCCCGCGCCAGATCCTAATGGAATGGTGGCTCTGGCAGCGTTAGGTGGAACGCCTGCCCGCACCGCGCAAACAGTGGTCGGCGGTTCTGCTCTCAGAGGGCTCTTCTGGCAAGGAGAGTTGGGCGGTCTACTCGACAATGTCACGACGCGACTGGGATTATCATGGCGATATGAACAAGGGCGGATCGCTATTTTCTACCTCGACACCCGCACCTTCCCGGTCATGTTTATGGACAGTAAAGCGAGCTTTGGCTCCAAGACAGTGAGCGGTACCACCTCGTCAATGGGCGCTACGGGCGACAGCAGCGGCGGTGGACTCAGTGGAGACTCAAATACCTCCCAGGCGACCGAGATGGAAATCAAGTCCAGCCTTTATGAGGACGTCACCAATACCATCAAGTCGATGCTGACGCCGGGTACCGGCCGCATGAATCTGTCCGCCGGTGTGCTAACTGTCACCGATACGCCGCGTGTACTTGAACAGATCGGTCGTTATCTGGATGACCGCAACAATGAGCTCAATCGACAAGTGGTGCTCAACGTACAGGTCTACAGCGTGGAAAAACGCACTCAGGATCAGTACGGCATTGATTGGAACGCCGTATTCAACAGCGGCAGCATCGGATTGTCATTGACCAATGCATTCAGTGGTGCTGCTTCCGATGCCCTGAACGGGGGGGTTTCTATCCTTGATGGCAAAGGTGCCGGCACAAAGGCCTTTATCAAAGCCTTGTCCGAGCAAGCGAATGTTAGCGTGATGACCGAAGCATCGAGCATGACCACTAACCTGTCTGCAGTGCCGATCCAGGTTGCTCTGCAACAGGACTATGCCTCCAACGTCACCACCGAAAACACGGCCAACGTCGGCTCATCGAGCAGTATCACCAAATCGACGATCACTACCGGCTTCAATATGACGGTATTGCCATTCCTGATGCCCAAGTCGCCAAAAATGCAGCTGCAGTTCGCGATCAATATGTCCGACGACCCGACAATGCGCACGTTTACCAGCGAAAAAACGTCTGTCGAACTGATGAAAACTCGCCTCAAGACGTTTACCCAACGCGTGATCATGCAGTCCGGACAAACGCTGGTGCTGAGTGGCTATCAGTCTCTCAATAACACCGTTAACCGTCAGGGAGTTGGGAGTTTCCGCTTCTTCGGGCTTGGCGGTGGAGCCAACGGTGAGAACAACAAAACCATGCTTGTCATTCTTATCACACCTGTCATCTTGGGATAA
- the epsE_2 gene encoding Type II traffic warden ATPase: MFEKRGSTYLYLDLTKSDAPTLYISDAHIGHLAVQSEIANAHKKHPRLHIERVQLDKLRELQQSQVTDNPEANDYSAQQAKIIGFFREAKKKGASDIHLLIGMNNVTVVQFRVHGDLETVTQLDHAEGVTLASTIVMSMCDVAEKSFNPNRAQDGRVRKEFLQGLHLFGARYAHTPAEFGLYVVMRILPDEGKAPPTLDELGFLPEQQTLIRRMLARPEGVIILSGPTGSGKSTSLRTFSEMYLSFTGHRKRLMTLEDPPEGLILGAVQTPIIADKNDPDAVSRAWVRSISAALRLDPDAMVVGEIRDANSVKSALTAAKSGHLVETTLHANDAVGILDRLTDTLGIPMGQVADPQVMIGLIAQRLVQLLCPHCKKSWSEVCDRLEEEKKELLERFCEVVKLAFRHPEGCEHCYKGVTGRRVIAEVIRPDARFMELFRHEGKLAARSYWVNELGGITRGQHLLRYLNEGLVDPIDADYISPLDEDSLTLLPPEVTL, from the coding sequence ATGTTCGAAAAACGCGGTTCAACATACCTCTATTTGGACCTGACAAAGTCTGATGCCCCCACCCTGTACATCTCTGATGCTCACATCGGTCACTTGGCCGTTCAGTCTGAAATTGCCAACGCGCACAAGAAACACCCCAGGCTGCACATCGAGCGCGTACAGCTCGATAAATTAAGAGAATTGCAGCAAAGCCAGGTAACAGACAACCCCGAGGCTAACGATTATTCCGCGCAACAGGCGAAGATCATTGGTTTTTTTCGGGAAGCCAAGAAAAAAGGCGCCAGTGATATTCATCTGCTGATCGGGATGAATAATGTGACAGTGGTGCAATTTCGTGTGCACGGTGATCTCGAAACGGTAACCCAATTGGATCATGCAGAAGGGGTAACGCTAGCATCAACCATCGTGATGTCTATGTGTGACGTGGCCGAAAAGAGTTTTAACCCCAATCGCGCTCAGGATGGGCGGGTACGTAAAGAGTTTCTGCAGGGGCTTCATCTCTTCGGCGCCCGCTATGCGCATACGCCGGCAGAGTTTGGTTTGTATGTCGTAATGCGCATTTTACCTGATGAAGGCAAAGCCCCTCCCACACTGGACGAATTGGGTTTTTTACCGGAACAACAAACACTCATTCGCCGCATGCTGGCACGCCCCGAAGGCGTGATTATCCTGTCAGGCCCGACCGGTTCAGGGAAAAGTACGTCCCTGCGTACATTCAGCGAGATGTACCTGTCTTTTACCGGCCACCGCAAACGCTTGATGACGCTGGAAGATCCGCCAGAAGGGTTGATTCTGGGGGCAGTTCAGACGCCCATCATTGCAGATAAAAACGATCCGGATGCCGTTAGTCGTGCCTGGGTTAGGTCTATTTCTGCCGCGTTACGCTTGGATCCTGATGCCATGGTCGTCGGCGAAATTCGTGATGCCAACTCGGTTAAATCTGCACTGACGGCGGCCAAGTCCGGCCACCTGGTGGAAACCACGCTGCATGCGAATGACGCTGTCGGCATTCTTGACCGCCTGACCGACACATTGGGTATCCCAATGGGGCAGGTTGCTGACCCGCAAGTCATGATCGGATTAATCGCCCAGCGCCTGGTGCAACTGCTGTGCCCACACTGCAAAAAAAGCTGGAGTGAGGTCTGTGACAGGCTGGAAGAAGAGAAGAAAGAGCTACTTGAGCGATTTTGCGAGGTGGTGAAACTGGCCTTTCGCCATCCGGAGGGATGTGAGCACTGTTACAAGGGCGTTACCGGTCGGCGTGTTATTGCCGAAGTTATTCGCCCTGATGCCCGGTTTATGGAACTCTTTCGCCATGAGGGCAAGCTGGCCGCACGCAGCTATTGGGTAAACGAGTTGGGCGGCATAACTCGCGGTCAACACCTGCTTCGTTACCTCAACGAAGGACTTGTCGACCCGATTGATGCGGATTACATCAGCCCGCTTGATGAGGACAGTCTGACCTTGCTCCCCCCGGAGGTCACATTATGA
- a CDS encoding type IV pilin biogenesis protein — MISRLRERLTALRGKVPSSEKMNEGLGRWLAQKTFSTADRLTLYEDLAFLLDNNLKVEKALQAMIGSYGEKRPPVVYCLEDMLSALRQGKSVDQGLAPWIPRQEAAILSSGVQDGNLAAALYRAITVVQGMSDMKSALVSTLAYPTLLLATTFAMMKMVTVYFLPRLESLSAQDSWTGALWWLSAISECFVNHAILLGALVILLIVFVIWSMPNLIGKTRQHVLDRLLSWSVYRDVLGVGFLLNFSALMRAQVKTEDAIEMLSRYAPPWLYERLAATQRQVRQGDHLGLALRNAGYGFPSPRAIDKLVLLTDGDNAEMIIENFARAWLVQTVARIKRTASLLSYMALGTNAGYMVLILLATQNLNDLVGTR; from the coding sequence ATGATTTCTCGCTTGCGCGAACGTCTGACGGCGTTGCGGGGCAAAGTGCCGTCATCGGAAAAAATGAATGAAGGGTTAGGCCGTTGGCTGGCTCAAAAAACTTTCTCCACCGCCGACCGACTGACCCTTTACGAGGATTTGGCTTTCCTGCTCGACAACAACCTCAAAGTAGAAAAAGCCCTCCAGGCAATGATAGGAAGTTATGGGGAAAAACGCCCCCCGGTGGTCTATTGCCTGGAAGATATGCTCAGTGCACTGCGTCAGGGTAAGTCGGTCGATCAGGGGTTGGCGCCCTGGATACCCCGACAGGAAGCCGCCATCCTCAGCTCCGGTGTGCAGGACGGCAACCTGGCTGCCGCCTTATATCGGGCGATCACCGTGGTTCAGGGAATGTCGGATATGAAATCAGCGCTGGTTTCCACACTGGCTTACCCGACGCTGCTGCTGGCAACAACCTTCGCCATGATGAAGATGGTCACCGTCTATTTTCTACCTCGTCTGGAATCATTATCTGCTCAAGATAGCTGGACCGGGGCGTTGTGGTGGCTCAGCGCTATCTCAGAATGCTTTGTCAATCATGCCATTCTGCTCGGTGCACTGGTGATTCTGCTGATTGTCTTCGTGATCTGGTCAATGCCAAATCTGATTGGGAAAACACGGCAACACGTTTTGGATCGCTTACTCTCCTGGAGCGTGTATCGCGACGTGCTTGGCGTGGGCTTCCTGCTGAATTTCAGTGCGTTGATGCGTGCACAGGTGAAGACGGAAGACGCCATCGAGATGTTGAGTCGCTATGCGCCGCCCTGGTTGTATGAGCGATTGGCCGCAACCCAGCGTCAGGTTAGGCAAGGTGACCACCTGGGGCTGGCATTACGCAATGCCGGCTACGGATTTCCCTCCCCACGTGCTATCGACAAACTGGTCCTGCTAACCGATGGCGATAACGCTGAAATGATTATTGAAAATTTTGCACGGGCCTGGCTTGTGCAAACCGTAGCCCGGATCAAGCGAACGGCGTCTTTGCTTTCTTACATGGCATTAGGCACCAACGCTGGCTACATGGTCCTGATCCTCCTGGCCACACAAAACCTCAACGACCTCGTGGGCACACGTTAA
- a CDS encoding Pilin accessory protein (PilO) has protein sequence MKQQTTYTLQNGKVWLVAGLHWQYLPLRGRRSMRMRAKEANASHWAALSIGDGQAQGTLLGTVTISDKSPRTRGQHSLASMALAVMPVLPEACYGVFPLADGQYWFVAISDGMLSPFGDIVGDDAAIRTAVSNFLQITSAPTAGWTVYAPSGFFPDKETEDKALSALIDNKIGLRRARLSKTHNPQLLWLWGIAVVALGTGYAGYTAWQTHLEDARIAAAQAALMARQQLEQQAPADNLKPWAMQPKFPSMLSACSSVWKDAQISIAGWVFNTATCDAHGKIILHYTLPNGGTVGDFALRLPVLYGSDIEPVFNIPGSADDASFALTVPLSLPETPELLLPGNQQIQHLTSYAQRINARLRLSETDAATQLTQGDIQNLPWRTYSFTFITDIPPDRLFAPTRFNSRGIRASSITTTLKNNRLEYTIEGLLYANR, from the coding sequence ATGAAACAACAGACGACATACACGTTGCAGAATGGGAAGGTTTGGCTTGTGGCAGGATTGCACTGGCAATATCTTCCGTTACGTGGGCGCCGTAGCATGCGAATGCGCGCTAAAGAGGCAAATGCCAGTCACTGGGCGGCGTTGTCTATCGGCGACGGACAAGCCCAAGGCACGTTACTGGGCACTGTCACTATCTCTGATAAATCCCCCCGGACAAGGGGGCAACATTCGTTGGCATCGATGGCGTTAGCTGTTATGCCGGTGCTACCAGAAGCCTGTTACGGTGTTTTCCCCCTCGCTGATGGCCAATATTGGTTTGTCGCTATCAGCGACGGCATGCTCTCCCCGTTCGGCGACATCGTAGGCGACGATGCAGCCATACGAACCGCAGTTTCAAATTTTCTACAGATAACCTCGGCACCAACAGCAGGTTGGACGGTGTACGCCCCAAGCGGTTTTTTCCCGGATAAGGAAACCGAAGATAAGGCGCTCTCAGCACTGATCGACAACAAAATCGGTTTACGACGCGCCCGCCTGAGCAAAACGCATAACCCTCAGTTACTGTGGTTATGGGGCATTGCAGTGGTGGCCTTGGGTACGGGATATGCCGGTTATACGGCGTGGCAAACACATCTGGAAGATGCGCGCATTGCCGCCGCTCAGGCCGCATTGATGGCCAGGCAACAATTGGAGCAACAGGCTCCGGCCGACAACCTGAAACCCTGGGCAATGCAACCGAAATTCCCCTCGATGCTCAGTGCCTGCAGTAGCGTGTGGAAAGACGCGCAGATTTCCATTGCGGGATGGGTGTTCAACACGGCCACATGCGATGCACACGGCAAGATCATACTGCATTATACCTTGCCGAATGGGGGAACCGTGGGTGACTTTGCCTTGCGGCTGCCGGTTCTCTACGGCTCAGACATTGAACCGGTGTTTAACATTCCCGGCAGCGCTGATGATGCGTCCTTTGCCTTAACCGTTCCGCTATCACTGCCGGAAACCCCTGAACTTTTACTCCCGGGCAACCAACAGATTCAACATCTGACCAGCTATGCCCAGCGCATCAATGCCCGTCTGCGCCTCAGTGAAACAGATGCTGCCACCCAGTTAACACAGGGCGACATACAAAACCTGCCCTGGCGTACCTATAGCTTTACGTTCATTACCGACATACCGCCTGATCGGTTGTTTGCCCCTACGCGCTTCAATAGCCGTGGAATAAGGGCGTCCAGTATCACGACGACGCTCAAGAACAATCGCCTGGAATACACCATTGAGGGACTTCTGTATGCCAACCGTTAA
- a CDS encoding invasion protein IagB — translation MLFSFQRALSCLVFGGALLLSLPAQAFCFNEAGARYKVDPLLLRSMATVESSLNPRAIGNNRDKKGRVTSRDFGLMQINDRHIPQLRALGLITSEQDLLSNTCLNVQIGAWILAKHLKQCGVNWQCLGSYNAGFADNNGPRRMIYARKIYAMYMKLKGGAA, via the coding sequence ATGTTGTTTTCTTTTCAACGTGCCTTGTCCTGCCTGGTGTTTGGCGGTGCGTTATTATTATCGCTGCCGGCACAGGCGTTCTGTTTTAACGAGGCGGGCGCCCGCTATAAAGTCGACCCCTTATTACTGCGTTCAATGGCCACCGTTGAAAGCAGTCTTAACCCACGTGCTATCGGCAATAATCGCGATAAAAAAGGACGGGTCACCAGCCGAGACTTCGGGCTGATGCAAATCAATGACCGGCATATCCCACAATTGCGTGCTCTTGGGCTTATTACGAGTGAACAAGACCTGCTGAGCAATACATGCCTCAATGTACAAATCGGAGCATGGATACTGGCGAAACACCTAAAGCAATGCGGCGTAAATTGGCAATGCCTCGGCTCCTACAATGCCGGGTTCGCTGACAACAATGGTCCGCGTCGCATGATTTACGCCCGGAAGATCTATGCCATGTACATGAAGCTCAAGGGAGGTGCGGCCTGA
- a CDS encoding type IV pilus biogenesis protein PilP, whose translation MPTVKSWVTPWALCLVLTAPGAFAAPVADIPAAPLATPSAEQSVKPPTSADIPLPTTFTRTEAGRALNLGQLEAIQAETVLYEAQLARAKALNELQKNGYDRGLDQPFNPAPPSQDNKNEVKGATQDATPPQIVEITGTGKGFTAVLALSNGNQVTVQTGNRIPGTEYVVKRINLNEVVVTGKNQTMVSLSFAG comes from the coding sequence ATGCCAACCGTTAAATCCTGGGTAACACCCTGGGCATTGTGCCTGGTGTTGACCGCACCCGGTGCATTCGCCGCGCCTGTCGCTGACATACCGGCGGCCCCACTTGCTACACCGTCGGCTGAACAGTCGGTGAAGCCGCCAACATCAGCAGATATTCCCCTGCCAACCACTTTTACCCGCACCGAGGCTGGACGGGCATTAAATCTGGGGCAACTGGAAGCCATACAGGCTGAGACGGTGCTGTATGAGGCTCAGCTTGCTAGGGCCAAAGCTTTGAATGAGCTGCAAAAAAACGGTTATGACCGAGGACTGGATCAGCCTTTCAATCCGGCTCCCCCCTCTCAGGACAACAAGAATGAAGTCAAGGGTGCAACTCAAGATGCCACCCCGCCACAAATCGTTGAGATCACCGGTACCGGTAAGGGCTTTACCGCTGTGTTAGCCCTCAGTAATGGCAACCAGGTCACTGTGCAAACAGGAAACCGCATTCCAGGTACGGAATACGTTGTTAAACGTATCAACCTCAATGAAGTGGTCGTCACCGGGAAAAACCAAACAATGGTGTCACTTTCCTTTGCGGGGTAA